A single Antechinus flavipes isolate AdamAnt ecotype Samford, QLD, Australia chromosome 5, AdamAnt_v2, whole genome shotgun sequence DNA region contains:
- the LOC127538138 gene encoding olfactory receptor-like protein OLF3, with the protein METINNQTWVNEFFLLGLSSDWGTQVLLFVLFLSMYLLTVLGNFLIILLIRLDTHLHTPMYFFLTNLSLVDVSYATSIVPQLLTHFLKEQKSIPYVSCAAQLFFSLAMGGTEFVLLAVMSYDRYVAVCDPLRYSAIMHGGLCARLMAASWVGGSLNSALHTVFTFQLPMCTNNVIDHIACEILALVRLACVDTSSNEVAITVSSIILLMTPFCLVLLSYIQIITTILKIQSTEGRKKAFHTCASHLTVVALCYGMAIFVYIQPHSSPNILQEKMITLFYALLTPMLNPMIYSLRNKEVKGAWQKLLRQFSDLKSKLASS; encoded by the coding sequence ATGGAAACCATTAATAACCAGACGTGGGTGAATGAATTCTTTCTCCTGGGCCTGTCTAGTGATTGGGGTACTCAGGTCTTACTCTTTGTCCTGTTTCTGTCCATGTACCTTTTGACTGTGTTGGGAAACTTTCTTATAATCCTCCTAATCAGGCTGGACACTCATCTCCACACTCCCATGTACTTCTTCCTTACCAATCTCTCCCTTGTTGATGTTTCTTATGCTACCAGCATTGTACCTCAGCTATTGACCCACTTCTTGAAAGAGCAGAAATCAATTCCTTATGTAAGTTGTGCAGCACAGTTATTTTTCTCCCTAGCCATGGGTGGAACAGAATTTGTATTGCTGGCAGTAATGTCTTACGACCGATATGTGGCAGTGTGTGACCCCTTGCGCTACTCAGCCATCATGCATGGAGGGTTATGTGCCAGACTGATGGCTGCCTCTTGGGTTGGTGGTTCCCTCAATTCTGCATTGCATACAGTTTTTACCTTCCAGTTGCCTATGTGCACGAACAATGTCATTGACCATATAGCGTGTGAAATTTTAGCTTTGGTTAGGCTTGCCTGTGTGGATACGTCCTCCAATGAAGTTGCAATTACTGTCTCCAGCATTATCCTGCTCATGACCCCATTCTGCCTTGTTCTGCTGTCCTATATTCAGATCATCACCACTATCCTGAAGATCCAGTCCactgagggaaggaagaaagcattTCATACCTGTGCCTCGCACCTGACAGTGGTAGCTTTGTGCTATGGAATGGCAATCTTCGTTTACATTCAGCCTCATTCAAGCCCCAATATTCTTCAGGAGAAGATGATCACACTGTTCTATGCCCTTTTAACACCAATGTTGAATCCTATGATTTATAGTCTAAGGAATAAGGAGGTAAAAGGGGCCTGGCAAAAATTGTTAAGACAGTTCTCTGATTTAAAGTCAAAGCTGGCATCCTCATGA